GTGCTAAGCCATCATTGGAAAAATTATTTCCAGATGTTTTTAAATATTTCACTAATATTTGTAGTACTTTAGAAAAACATTATCGTGATATGCAAGATTTAGAATTTACTGTCGAAAATGGTAAATTATGGATGTTACAAGCCCGAAATGGCAAACGAACAGCCAAAGCTGCATTAAAAATAGCGGTAAATCTAGTAGAAGAAGGTATATTAACACCACGTGAGGCAATTTTAAGAATTGACCCTAGATCTTTGGATCAATTATTACATCCAACAATTGATCCAAAAGCTGATAAAGAAATTATAGCAAAAGGTTTGCCTGCTTCGCCTGGTTCAGCTGTAGGTGAACTTGTTTTTTCTTCTGAGGAAGCAGAAAAAGTTGTAGCAGAAGGACGTAAAGTTATTTTAGCAAGAATAGAGACTAGTCCAGAAGATATTAACGGTATGAATGTATCTGAAGGAATTTTAACTACTCGTGGAGGGATGACTAGTCATGCTGCTGTGGTAGCTAGAGGTATGGGCAAGCCGTGTATATCTGGAGCAGGTAGTATTAAGATTAATTATAAAACTCAAAGTCTTGTAGTAGGCGATGTGTCATTAAGTAAAGGCGATATTATAACTATTGATGGCTCTACAGGTGAAGTTTTAAAAGGTAAAGTACGTATGTTGCAACCAGAACTTTCTGGAGATTTTGCTAAGCTTATGTCTTGGGCAGATGAAATTCGTCGTATGAATGTAAGAGCCAACGCAGAAACACCAGAAGATGCGCGGACCGCTCGTAGTTTTGGAGCGGAAGGCATAGGATTATGTCGTACTGAACATATGTTTTTTAATGGTGAAAGAATTATCGCTGTTAGAGAAATGATATTGGCAGAAACGGAGAAAGAGCGTAAAATAGCTTTAGCAAAATTGTTACCTATGCAGCGTCAGGATTTTATAGAATTATTTTCTATAATGGAAGGATTACCGGTTACTATTAGATTATTAGATCCACCTTTACATGAATTTTTACCGAAAACTGATGAAGAAATGCAGCAAGTATCTACTGCTATGGGTGTTTCAAAAGAAAAGCTTAAAATATTAGCAGAAAATTTACATGAATTTAATCCTATGTTAGGCTTAAGGGGTTGCAGATTATCGATTACTTATCCAGAAATAGCTGAGATGCAAGCAAGAGCTATTTTTGAAGCTGTAGCAGAAATAGCTCTTAGTAATAAGTTACCTGTGGTACCAGAAATTATGGTTCCTTTAGTCGCCTTAAAAGAAGAATTAGCTTTTGTTAGATCAATCATTGAACAAACTGCTTTGCAAGTCATGAAAGAAAAAAATATAAAATTTGACTATATAATAGGTACGATGATTGAATTGCCACGCGCAGCTTTATGTGCAAGATCAATTGCTGAAGAAGCTGATTTCTTTTCATTTGGAACGAATGATTTAACGCAAACGACTTTGGGTATTTCTAGGGACGATTCAACACCATTTTTATCCACTTACATTGATCAGAAAATATTAAAGCAAGATCCGTTTAGTTCTATTGATATAGAAGGTGTTGGTGAATTAGTTAAAATAGGTACTGATAGAGGTAGAGAAACAAAGAAAGATTTAAAAGTTGGTGTTTGTGGTGAACATGGTGGGGATAGTGATTCAATATCTTTATTTGAAAAAATAGGATTAGATTATGTATCTTGTTCTCCATATAGGGTACCAATAGCTCGTTTAGCAGCAGCACAAGCATACATATTAAAAGATAGCTGATTAATTGATGATATTAGGTACTTAACTATCTTTTCAACTATTGCTTAAGTGGTAATGTGAGATTTATAATTAATTTATTTAGTTATATTGGTAGTTAATATTTAGTTGAATCTTGTTGGTCTATTCTATGTAATTGTCGGAATCATAACAATATTTATAGCTATGATTCCATACATTTACTGAATCTAACTTAATGCTAGATTGAGTTTAACGGTTGTAATTGTAAATATAGATTATAATTAATATCGCTGCTAAGTAATTTATTTAATTATATAGATAGTTAGTATTTATTGTATTTTGCTGGTTTATTTTATGTAATTGTTAGAATTATCATAATAATATTTATAGCTATGATTACAGACATTTAACAAAGTTAACTTATATATAGATGTATTGAGTTTAATAGTTATGAAAGTAAAATTATGCGATATAAATATATTCGTAAAATATCACCTTTTGCGGTATGGTCTTGGCGTTTAGCCTCTTTTGCTTTTTTGTTCTTATTAACTATTCTGCTATTGTATATAGCAAATATATTGAATGGAAAAATTATATATCTTTTTTTATCAATTACCGTTATTTTATCAGTTCTTGCTATTTTTTTATCCATATTATCATTTGCTGCTTTCTGGAAGAGAGGAGATATAGCAGGAAAAAGAGCCTTGTTTGGCTTTATATTTTCTTTATTAATGTTAATTTTAGTCATATATATGGTTGATAAGTCTCGTAAATCTGGCGCTGATATATCTACTAATTTAATGGATTCACCAGAATTTATTGAGGAAATATATAAAGATCCAGGAAATAAATTAATCATATTGAATAATTTCATAGATGGTAAAGATAAAGATTATTCTTCCTATAATGTAACAGGGCGTCGTTACATGTTATCTTCTAAAGATTTAACTAGGTTAATTGTAGATTATTTAGATGATAAAAAAATAAAAAGCTTCACTAAATCAATAAATATTAAGGGGCAAAAGCTTGTTTTTATACAAGCTAATATTAACTATCCAATTTTTTCTAATATTAGCGATATAATTATAAGGATTATAGATGAAGGTGATACAAGTTTTTTAGATATGCGGTCAAAATATAGTAGAGGTGAACCAGATTTTGGTTTAAATCTTTACATAGTGAAAAAACTTTTACAAGAATTAGATAATCAAATTATTTTTTTACCGTTACATAAAAAAGATAGCAACTTTATCGTTAATCAATTCTAAATTAATATCTCTAGTGAATTATAGTTTTATATATTTCACTAGAGGTATCATTAGTATAATGGATTAGGTAATTCAGATTTCTCTGTTATGTATATTTAATCCCAACTAAGAGCACCACCATTTTGGTATTCTATTACTCTTGTTTCAAAGAAATTCTTTTCTTTTTTAAGATCCATAGTTTCAGACATCCAAGGGAAAGGATTCTCAACTTCATCGAATACAGGATCTAA
The Bartonella sp. DGB1 genome window above contains:
- the ppdK gene encoding pyruvate, phosphate dikinase, which produces MVKWVYNFGDGSAEGSAKDKNLLGGKGANLAEMSNLGLPVPPGFTITTEVCSHYYANQNQYPKELFEQVEIALDRLAKQMHRKFGSEDKPLLLSVRSGARASMPGMMDTVLNLGLNDKTVQALAKETQNERFAYDSYRRFIQMYSNVVLDIEHHMFEEALDDLKLSKAIEQDTDLDADDLKTLVNNYKEIVKEQLGREFPQDPQQQLWGAIGAVFSSWMRPRAITYRRLNNIPETWGTAVNVQAMVFGNMGNNCATGVAFTRNPSTGENKLYGEFLLNAQGEDVVAGIRTPQNISEEARIEAGCAKPSLEKLFPDVFKYFTNICSTLEKHYRDMQDLEFTVENGKLWMLQARNGKRTAKAALKIAVNLVEEGILTPREAILRIDPRSLDQLLHPTIDPKADKEIIAKGLPASPGSAVGELVFSSEEAEKVVAEGRKVILARIETSPEDINGMNVSEGILTTRGGMTSHAAVVARGMGKPCISGAGSIKINYKTQSLVVGDVSLSKGDIITIDGSTGEVLKGKVRMLQPELSGDFAKLMSWADEIRRMNVRANAETPEDARTARSFGAEGIGLCRTEHMFFNGERIIAVREMILAETEKERKIALAKLLPMQRQDFIELFSIMEGLPVTIRLLDPPLHEFLPKTDEEMQQVSTAMGVSKEKLKILAENLHEFNPMLGLRGCRLSITYPEIAEMQARAIFEAVAEIALSNKLPVVPEIMVPLVALKEELAFVRSIIEQTALQVMKEKNIKFDYIIGTMIELPRAALCARSIAEEADFFSFGTNDLTQTTLGISRDDSTPFLSTYIDQKILKQDPFSSIDIEGVGELVKIGTDRGRETKKDLKVGVCGEHGGDSDSISLFEKIGLDYVSCSPYRVPIARLAAAQAYILKDS